Part of the Vespa velutina chromosome 7, iVesVel2.1, whole genome shotgun sequence genome, tctctctttttctcacttccctctctctctttctctttctttctctttctttttatcttttctctctctctctctctctctctctctttttctctctctctctctctatcttctctctcactttatatacaaatacattcgtaggaatgtatatacatttcattATGATGTCTATTTACaacgtaaatataaatcgtattaCTCCGTACAGGATCGaaggatttctctctctctctctctcccagtctgattctctctctctcccagtctgattctctctctctttctttctttagcttttttctccctcctcaaaatttgtttatcttctttcaGATTTTGGTccatcgatcgaaattttccCTTTGTATTATAccaagaaaaaggatgaatcAAGAAATTTTACAAGACGATTGAAACGAGAAATTCCAAgcattaaaagtaataatggaTTTTATAATCTCACCGGAGATGTCTTTGACATGGAAAATTTTGATCTCGGTGTTGAGGACAATGAGGATTTCTTGAAAAAGGATGAGGACGTTATGATCGAACGATTGCCACAAAGGAATGATCCCGAAGATGTCGGTTATTTTTCTAATCCATCTTGGAGCAGAAGCAAAGTACCGAGTATATGAaacttcttcccttttttttactctttctttctttctcactctcactctcattctctctctctctctctctctctctcgtttcttgcACTTTGTTTTCCACAACATAATCaattacttaattaattaatcaaaaaattaattaattaattaattaattggtTGTTTGAATAATCGAcctatataaaattcattcttttGTGGGAAACAATTAATATGCGCCATTTTATAACGTCGTATCAATTATCACTTCGTTGAAATTAGCCAATTGAAAATTCCAATACCAAGAtggtttaataaatatcactaTGTCTCATATAATTAcgttacaaataattataatgatattttattataacccATTGACGTAGAAAGGAAACAATTGCCACGACGATGGTTGGAGGTTGCAATTGCTGTAGATTATTCCGTCATTGAGTTTCACGGTCCACGTGTTCAACAATACGTTCTGGCATTACTCAATATTGTGAGTAAACATTATATagtgttattttatttcttttccttttcagatatttcacttttttccaTATTGAATCTTATTAACGATACAAAGAGGCATGGATGTatcatttataagaaaatataaatttcatgaaaaataatttcattaattattaattattaatgagaacaatttttttttctttcttcttttttctttttcttctactttttatttttatttttcttttatttttcatttctcattcCGACGATTAAAATGCCTACAAAATCGTAATACTACTTTGACCAGACGAAGAATGTGatcaatttgtatttaattgcCACTCGATTTATCTCTTTGAATGAGCTCTATAAACGAAGCTCCATAAACGTTCAAAACTTTTCAGtttttatcttcgattttACGACGAAAGTAGAAACGAGTTTAAACGAAACGTAATTCCCCGTATTAATTAGCAATTTACTTACTGAAAAGCTTAAGGAGAGACAGATAGGATTATGATATGGCTAAAGAAaactttaaatttttattaaaaaaaaaactgtcgATTATATTTGATCGAGTTTATAAGAGagatatacaaatattgaaatgtgactcttatttttatcattttttaataattcaaaaataagaaaaataagttgaCAGTAGAcgttcgatattttaaaatggaaaaaatgttTCAGGTCAGTGCCATTTTTAGAGATCCTTCTCTCGACTCGAATATGATTCTCGTCGTTGCTCGTGTAATCctttataaggaaaaaaaggacagtTTGGTAAGatcatttaaatttgaatGATTCTTCTACTTAATATATTCtcgaaatgttaattatatatgtgtatacgtatcgATTATATTGAATTCTAATGATATCAGTATTCCATACGTAGATTCAAGATGGTAACTCGAAGAGATCATTAGAGAATGTCAACAAGTGGAATCGAAAGCTCTTGTCCTTATCAAAGGACAGTCATGACATAGCAATATGGTTAACTCGTTTGGACATCGGTGGTCCTTCAGGATATGCTCCTGTATCGGGAGTTTGCAATCCTGCGAGATCTTGTACTTTGAATCGAGACGAAGGTTTAACAAGTGCTTTCATTATAGCTCACGAAGTAGCGCACATgttagtaaaattattatcattcgaaagatttataaaaatatcttttatataaataaatatgtatatatgtatatatatataattaattaaaacctATTGgcttctatatttcttttctaaagaaaaaaaaaaaaaaaaagaaaaaaaagaaaacaaattcagacaaatttaaaattattttttacatacatacataaatagcTTGGGCTTGACTCATGATGGTGATAAAACCGCTGGAAATTTTTGCGTCGAAGAAGCGTCTCTTGGTAGCGTGATGGCTCCTATGGTAGCTGCGACCttccatcatttttattgGTCTACATGTTCCAAGAAAGAATTCCATCGAAAAGTCAAGTAACGTTGTAAATTACTTATCTCTTATTGTTCAGCGTAATATACACAGTATCTCACTCTGTAACATCTCACAAACTAATGAATCGACTCGACTATTCTAGACAGTGGTCCTGTTTATTGAATCGACCGAACG contains:
- the LOC124950488 gene encoding A disintegrin and metalloproteinase with thrombospondin motifs 9-like isoform X1 gives rise to the protein MPQSKLSSLLVTTWLLGTIACKSRVDELIQSFIEYEIIYPRIITDNLSSSLRDHRLPFENHSRNLQEETTIYVIIKNWTLRTTINDRLILSKDLHLRGGKYFNKNFDCDLRHGIVENNENISSVVLTICLDEIYAFIIIDGRSYFVEPLTNGRHIFYESNNTGWWSSSKKSSRNFGPSIEIFPLYYTKKKDESRNFTRRLKREIPSIKSNNGFYNLTGDVFDMENFDLGVEDNEDFLKKDEDVMIERLPQRNDPEDVGYFSNPSWSRSKVPKRKQLPRRWLEVAIAVDYSVIEFHGPRVQQYVLALLNIVSAIFRDPSLDSNMILVVARVILYKEKKDSLVRSFKFE